TTGACAACGTCTGTTGTCCTCGCCCGTTTCCATCACGATGATGCTCTAGCCCAAGGAGGCTATGATGCTTTTATGAAGGATGAAGATATAAATACTACGCTAAAGGCATTCGATACAGGAACACATCAAGGGGCCATTTTGGGTGAGGATGATTTCGCCGAGCGCATCTTCAAGAAGAACAAGATGCACCTACCTTATAAAGTCGATGTTGAATGTCTTATTGAACATATGATTGACGAAACGTGTAAAAACCTAGATGTCAAAAAGGAGTCATTATATTTCACTGTAAGAAATAATGCTGCTGCACAAACGCGTGGGATGATAGCTTTGCTCGCGAGGCGTTTACCATATGTGTCGTTGGAACAATTAGCAGAACGTTTTGGGCGTAATTCAACAACATTGAGCCGAGCCGCTACCGATATTGAGAAAAAATGCAACAAAGAAGCCACTGTTAGAGTTCTTGTCCAGAAACTAGAAAAAAGAGTGCGCGATTTTCTTCTGGGTGAGTGGAAGTCTATAGTTTAAGTAATAAAATTATTAACTGATGTTATGCATGACCCATACCAAAAAACAATGTTCATAAGTATATTAAAAAAGGAATATATAAGAATGCGATAATACTGCGCGGTGATTATAACTACATTAATATCAGGATATTGAGAAAAACAAAATTAAGATTTAATGTTCATGAATGCAGTTACGCAGGCCTGACCCCGACACGCCTTCATTTTTAGTCGTTGCTGGTCATTGCTAGTCATTCTTTGTGTTTTTCATAACTTCAAGTTGTTAACCGACTCTAAATCATAACAATAAAAACAAAAAAGATCTTTTTATCAGTGACAATAAAAAACAAAACCTGTACAATAGTAGTAATAAATAATATAACATGTAATATTATAGTTTGTTATAAACACTTAAAAACAAGAGGTTTTTGTTATGACTGGTTTCCCTAATCCTACAGGACAGAGACAGAGTAGTGACGTTCCCGTTTATTTTCAAGCTGATGAGGCAGACGAAGCTCCTACTGCACCGCCGCCTTCTGTAGTTTATCAAGAACCGCCTTTAGCCCCACCGGCAGAGTCTGTACTTGCACCGCCGACAGACGAAACTTCAGAGGAAGGTTTGTTTGATAATAAGGCTTCTGATCTTGACACGCCTGACAAGGTTAAAAAATTTGTGGACGCGTTTTGTTTTTCTGCCCCGACATTATCTGAAGAGGGTATAAAGAAAGCGGTTAAAATTCTGGAAGACAGAGCTAAAGCTAAGCTTTCAGGCTGGAAACAGGTTAGTCCAAGAAGCAAAACGACCTATGCTAGCATTAATAAAGCTGCTCAAAAAGGCTTAAAACGTTTTGAATTTGATAAAATCTTAAGAGATGGAGATTCTTATATATTTGCTGCCGATAATGTTACAGACGATAAATCCGAAGATTTTAAATACGGGGTTGTAAGCGATCTTTTAGACGATGCAGCTAATAAATATAAGCTTCTTGTAGACATAGAAGAAGATGATGAAAAAAAACCCGTTAAGTTTTTGGCTAAAAGAGAATATGCTGAAATTATCGAAGATAATAAATTGAAACTTCTGTTTGAGAGTTTATCAAACGTTTATATAAAATCTGTTATAAATGAAATTGACCATGACACTACATATATCAGGGAAACAATGGACGAAACGATTATACCCACAAAAAGGCTTGCTATTTTAGCACTAGAAAAAACAAAAACATATACACACGACCCTAAAGACCACATAAAAATAGCTGAAAAGCGTCAAAAACTATCTGAAAAGGTCGATATACATGATAACACAGGTTCAATTTATCGTTTACAAAGAATATGATATGTAATGCTCTAATGTTAACTTGGCTTTTTGCTTTGTCTTTTCGTTGCTGGGCCTATTTCTTCTATAACTAAATCTATTCTGTCTCTTAGTGCGTCTGCTCTGTCTCTTAGTGTGTTTGTTCCTGTTTTATCAACATCAGATAACAGAGCTAGTTTTTGTTTTATTAAACCAAAGCCTCTTCTAAAGTCTCTCTCCGCCTGATTTGAAAGACTTTGTGCCGTTTTTAAATCTCTTTTTTTTTCTATTAGTCGTTTTTTTATTTCTTCGAAGTCTTTTTCACATTCTTTGTATACTGATTCTTCTGTCTTTCTTCGTTTAACCTCGGGATTATCTGTTTCTTCATCTAATTTTCTTTTTCGTTGTGACGTTGACGGTGTAGTAATAGTGACATTCGAACCCGTTTTTTGCGTAGCTGCTTCTGCTGTGTCTGCTACTGTAGGTGAAGCACCTTCTTCTTTAGCTGGCTCCGCCTTCTCCTTGATCTTTAATAATTTTTCAAACAGCCCTTCTATTTTTATTTTCGCGTCGTTCATTGCTTCAACTTTTTTTGCGAACTCTTCTTTTACGTCAACATGTTCTGTCGTCTTGCTTTCACTTAAATTGCTAGCGGTGAATGTATATTCTTCTTCTCCAAAAACAGTTCTTCCTATTTCTTTATGGCCTGACTCAATTTCTTTTACTGCCTCCATAATTGTATGAGCAGCAACTCGAACTTCTGTAATTAATTTTGCTATTCCTTCTTTGCCTTCAGCCGATGCTAACGCTTCAAATTCCGAAATTGTATGCTCTCCATTGCCTATATTGCAGGTAACTTCATATAGAGGAGTAGGTTCTGACGGTGTGCCAGGCTGTGCTGCGCCTGTTGGTGGTGTTGATTCTGATCCTGGTAATGATGTTGCCATTTTTAAGTCCTCTCTTTTATCTTTTATGTTAACTTTTTAATTCTCTACCTAATTTAATGATATAATAAATAGTTGAAGAAGTCAAGAAAATTCACAGAATATAATTGTGGGGTCAGGTTTTTTTTGTGGCTGAAAACAGCTCCACGACAGCATTTCTTCGCTAAGTCTTTGACCCTCAACTTTATAGAGGCTGGTCTTGAGAAGACTAAGCTGTAAAATATAATTGGCAAATGGCAAACTAAAAGTTTGGGCTCCGCATACAGTCCGGCAATCATGCGTTAAATTTCAAAGAAAGCGGGATTATGTTTGTCTTTTTGTCGTATTTTATCTATAAAGAGGTAGTGAAAAAAATAGTTATAGGACATCATAATGAGCAACAAA
This Waddliaceae bacterium DNA region includes the following protein-coding sequences:
- a CDS encoding transposase; the encoded protein is MARKRRIHIPGFFYHVMLRGNGGQNIFFSNEDRYRFYLLLQEGVERFGHRIHAFCLMTNHVHLLIQVGEIPLSKILQNLSFRYTRYQNKKHGRVGHLFQGRFRSLVVDERGYLLMLVRYIHRNPIRAALVDDAIVYPWSSHQCYMGVNNISWLTTSVVLARFHHDDALAQGGYDAFMKDEDINTTLKAFDTGTHQGAILGEDDFAERIFKKNKMHLPYKVDVECLIEHMIDETCKNLDVKKESLYFTVRNNAAAQTRGMIALLARRLPYVSLEQLAERFGRNSTTLSRAATDIEKKCNKEATVRVLVQKLEKRVRDFLLGEWKSIV